A window of Triplophysa dalaica isolate WHDGS20190420 chromosome 7, ASM1584641v1, whole genome shotgun sequence contains these coding sequences:
- the grifin gene encoding grifin → METSDMAGFEASCHEGLCPGWSFILKGETQAEAKKFEINFLCDRDDRIAFHFNPLFTESDIICNSFIANHWGKEERCSNFPFGTEEPFQIEICSDNEHFHVYIDDTKIMQYKHRVEDLKTITKVQVVNDVNISSLEIAKKHHY, encoded by the exons ATGGAGACGTCTGACATGGCCGGG tttgaGGCTTCCTGTCATGAAGGTCTGTGTCCGGGATGGAGCTTCATTCTGAAGGGTGAAACCCAGGCAGAAGCCAAAAA GTTTGAGATCAATTTCCTCTGTGACCGGGATGACAGAATAGCCTTCCATTTCAACCCTCTTTTCACTGAGTCAGATATCATCTGCAACTCCTTCATTGCAAACCACTGGGGAAAGGAGGAGAGATGCAGTAACTTTCCCTTCGGGACAGAGGAGCCTTTCCAG ATTGAAATTTGCTCTGATAATGAACACTTTCACGTTTACATTGACGACACCAAGATCATGCAGTATAAACACCGCGTGGAAGACCTGAAGACCATCACTAAAGTACAAGTGGTGAACGACGTCAACATCTCCTCTTTAGAGATCGCCAAAAAACATCATTACTGA